TCATCATTTCAACATAGCGTCGACAATAAACATCATAAGTTGTCCTAGCACATTACTAAATTCATATTACATAGCTCAAATTCAAGTTATAATAGGCATCAAAAAAGGGATAGTTCCTCAACATGCACAAACTAAGATCATCTCAAATAAGATCTGGATTCTTTTCCTAGATACGATTGAACGTTGTTGTGCTGAATTCATCATCCATCTTCATGAAATTAAGACATTTTTATTATTACAACTGTTACTATGATCCAAAACAAGCAACCACTCGGCGAGAGGAAATCCAACAAGATCCATGATAATCTTGTACAATTCAGGGTGTGTCTCATCATTTCAGCGTGTAAAAATGATTGCAGCATGTACATGCATATGTGAGTGTGACCCAAATAGTGTTCGTCTTCTAGTACTATCATTTTCTTGTCATCATCCCAGAGTGCACCACTTATTATTGGAGATAAACAATTCTTGACCACTTATTCTGCCATTTGCGAAGATGATTGTGCACTTGGATGTTAGAGACGTTATAACCAACTAAAGCAATCAAGGACTTTGCAACTTTCATTTGACCGCTCATCGGGCCTGATAGGTGGTGGTATCACACCCTTCTCAAAGGAACCGTATGTGAGACTCTCGCCTCATACGGCTCCGTCCTGTAATTTGGTACCCCCTTTTCCTTTGATCAACGATTCCTCGAACCCATGGGAGTTACGAATAATTCATTGTTAAGTTTGCATCAGCCGCCCATGTATGCTTACGGAACTGGCTGCAATTAGCCGCCAATCGAAATACTAATTAATATGGGTTTCTATGTGTGTGAGAGCATGCAGCAAAGTTGTCTAGCTTACGGAACTGGCTGCAATTAGTCGCCAATCGAAATACTAATTAACATTGGCTTGACGTATTCGTGTGCGACCAGATCTAATTGCAGTTAGTGTTAACAACTTAACATATTAAGGTCAAGGTGATTCATCCGGCTGCTAACGATGAGAAAATGCATATACTTATGCACAGTAAGTTATGAGCTCTTAATTAGTCTCTACGAATGGATCCTGTGATATACCACAAGGAATCTTGCGGCCTTCTCTGTACGTTCCTTCCCAAGCTAATTAACTAAGTGCTGGCTTCTGAGCGTTTGGGCAATTTGTTAACTTAGCCAAGAAATACCACTAcctccgatccataataagtgtcgtAGTTTTAAACTGACCCTAATTCAAAACTGTAAAACTTATATTGAATCGAAGGGAGTAGTTGTTTTGTGAATAGCGGTTACAGAACATTACCAGCCAAGCCTAGAAGTGTGAATTCCCTGATTTCCAATGAACCTGTCAAAATGCTTttgaggcaagatatttgttgcccaAAAGTTTTTCCTATAAGTTATCCTCGATAAAAAGTTGAAAAATGGCATTTTCTAAGGAAGGCAGTATTTTTTTTTACCTCAAGATCTTGagtcccaagtagtgatttggttaCTGGGGAGAAAATTCGGTTACCGCCCGGTAATCGTGAATCCCGGCTGGTACCCCACAAGAAATCGTTCTACCAAGCAAAATACCTCAGATTtttgaattttaatgatttttttggatTCAAATCCATTAAAAAATTGTTCGATAATTATTTTTCGGGTTAGTAACCGGAATTCTCGGTGCCCCATGAGATTATTTTGCATCAAGAAATACAAAACCTTGATCCCAAGACCACCCTGATCTTTTGGGTGCCAAACGACATCCCATTTCACATGGTTGTATTTCTTCTTTTCACTGTAGTTTTTGCAAGAATAAATTGGAGCTACAATAGTCCAACCTGTGCAGTATTCCTTTTAGAATTGGGAAATGATTATGATCAATCGGCCGATTCAGCGTGGCGCGTCCGCCTCCACTGGCGCGTAGCGCGTGTCCCCTGTGGGCCCATGCACCACACTACTCCTTTCTCCCTTTGTCTCAGTCGAGTTGCTCGTTTTATCCCATCTAGATCTCCTTTTCTCTCCCATCTCTCTTTGTCATCTCTCATGCCTGGTCATGGGTGGCTAGCAATTCACGCGCATGGAGTGGTCGCCTGGACTATGTGAGGTGCCGCAACTCGTTGGGCCGTCGGCCACTTCCACCACGACCGTCAGCCGCTGTAGGTCTGTTGGCTGCTGTGGAGCGCATGGCACGACCCCACCAACCTCCTCCATGCAGTTCCCAATCATCACCATCTGCCTCCCGGTTGCAATTAAGGGCAAAGGTGACGAACGACGGCAATGCTGCTGTGACATGCGTCTGCAAGGACAGGCACCATTTCTGCAGCATCATCTCCATTGCAAAAATTGCTGCAACATTACATATGTTGCAAAAAGGCGAAGGCAACTTTTTTTGCTAATGACCTATGTTGCAAAAGTTTTCTGCAACATGACCTCTGTTGAAAACATTTCTGCAACACAACATTTGCTGCAAAGGTTTCTGCAGTATTACCTCTATTGCAAAATTAAAGAACGCCGCTTGGCCACACGATCTAATGGCTCGTGACCCGGCATATTTTTTAAAAAGATCAGCCGGCGGACGCATAGCACACCCCTTTAGAATTTAGAAATATAGAAGTAAAATTAAGATAGTTTACAAAGGATCAACATATTATCTATAATAAACAATCTTAATAAGTAAATGGGGTGCACTGGATTTTCCAAGACTTGTTAATTTCCTTGTGTTATGTATTGcccaaaaggaaaaaaatgaaacaTCAACCAAAAAAAGAAATTAAGCAGCAGCGTGGCAGCTTTATTGTCTCGATGCCGGCCGGGAATATTGGTACTAGTACTATATATATACGAGCCAAAGCGACAATCACATTCGCAGCTAGCACAAAACAAACCAATGGGCCAACCGCCGGGGCCGTGGACGTTGCCGGTGATCGGCAGTCTGCACCACATCGCCGGGCAGCTCCCGCACCGGGCCTTGCGTGACATAGCGCGGCGCTACGGGTGGCCCGTCATGCTGCTCCACCTCGGCGAGGTGCCCACGCTCGTCGTCTCCTCCCGCTCCGGTGCGCGCGAAGTGATGAAGACCCACGACGCTGCGTTCGCCTCACGGCCCCTGAGCTCCACCGTGCGCGTGCTCACAAACGGCGGGCGGGACATCATCTTCGCCCCCTATGGCGACCACTGGCGAATGATGCGCCGGATCGCCGTGACCGAGCTCCTCACGGCCCGCCGAGTCCTCTCCTTCCGTGCTATCCGGGAGCAGGAGGTCGCCGCCATGCTCCGCGCCATCGCTGCCGGCGGGGAAGAGGTCGACATGCGCGCGCGGCTGTCGGCAATGCTGGCGGACAGCACGGTGCGCGCCGTGATGGGGGACCGCTGCAGGGACCGGGACGTGTTCCTCCGAGAGGTCGACCGCGCTAACGAGCTTGGCAGGGGGTTCAACCTGGCCGACTTGTGGCCGTCGTCGCGGCTCCTCGTTTGGGCCAGCGGCGCCGTTCGCCGCGCCGAGGAGTGCCGTGACACTGTGTTCGTGATCCTCGACGGCATCATCGCCGAGCACTTGGAGAGGATGGACGGTGTTGGAGACGACGATCAGGACCTCATCGATGTTCTCCTGAGGATACAGAAGGACGGCGGCGGCGACCTCGACATCGACTCTATTAAAGCCGTCATCTTCGTAAGCAATCTCAGTTACATTTATACTATACTTAATAACGTCAGTAATTAATCCCGTGCTGGCGAATTTCAGTGTTTACTGCATGTAATGTTTGTACAAAATCATAGACATAGGGTAAACATAGTAAACCATTTTTATATGCTTAATAATGTATTTTTTGAGAAATACTACTCCCTTAGTTCCAAAATAGATTACTCAagtttgtactaactttaatacaaaattaatataaaattaggtcatctattttgaaatggagggagtacttgtttaATAATATTATCAGTCATCAATCCCTTTCTCACGAGTTTCAGTGTTTAATCATAGAGACGTAGGGTTGACTAATGTTTAAAAAAAGAGACGTAGGGTTGACTTAGTAAAACATTTTCAGAAATTATTTTAAACTTCTCAAAGCTTTTTCTTGTTAGCCCTAGGAGGGAACGAATTAAACTACTCCAGTCAGTTTGTGCTTAGAGCACGATAATCTAGTTGTGTCATGTCCAAGCAACTTCTGATTGGTAAACTCATGTAGGAGTAGCAAATTTATgaagcatgcatgcatgtatattgAGGGGATTCAGTGCATATATCGTTTGTCCTTTTTCGAACGGAAACATGATGGATCTTGATTATAATTTTGCAGAAATGTTGAGCACATATACACTCCCGTCATCTATGAATTTCTTAGGATTCTCTTTTTCGATTATATATTTTCAGGACTAATTCATATATATGTAATAGTAGTATTTATTGTGAACAAaatcattgtcaggaccccgactcgatgtcacatagatctagcatgtaacacctcatatcactttgcggcctcacgcacggtattcccacgggtgtcgtcttacttttgcccgggaccgtttgcgccttttggcacacgtatatgatagtgtcgctagcatccatatgataaggagcccgggctgacacggctagtcgtaaacccaaagtggcacagacttacagggacaggcatccatgacccagcatcgaacgtgtcggtcatcagcaagtgggtccgggctgtagcactgggctagcaggactccggtaaaccgggctgtagcgggctagcaggactccggtactcaatgcgtgacatttccccgaagggacagacacaggaacgaagaaggacacatgccggccagcctaagtgtcccagagcagtagcaagctaccatggctcagtggtaacactaggagacatttcccggtaagagaggctactaaagataaacaactagatagtcagatctcacacataccaagcatttcaatcatacacacaatatgctcgatatgtgcaaatacaacaaggcatcacaacatgaatctacgacacaagtactttatttaaggttcagagagccatacataacatacacacaagtacgggtcacatgacccagcactcaagtcatacagtcatacaactcagcagcggaagtaacttgtctgagtacagacaactagtaaataaaagaggcttggaaagcctagctatactacgtggtccttcacaagctcaggatcaccacctgggccttagcctactcattgatgtcaacgtctacgaagaacccatcagaaggggttgcagcgtcttctgtaaaaatgtaaattatagcaacatgagtacaaaggtactcagcaagacttacatcagatcctacatacatgcacattatcaagaagggttggtggagttattgcagcaagccagctttgactcttggctaggctatcctacgagactccaacttgaaatggttttgcgcacacgagtccactactcaccacttcaatacactaccgaggatccacctccgtcttcctacgaaaaagccatcctcggcactcacacttatcttgaagcttttagtagtttccatttacttgtctatgaactgtataggcaaccaagtagtcctttaccgcggacgcggctattcgaatagatcatgttaaccctgcaggggtgtacttcttcatacacgctctcaccacttaccgtcgtttacacgacatgtactcggcaaccttcaagcggaagcccaacgtgggtgtcggccacgacctacctaatcacctaagtctctaatccaggtttatcgcctatccaggttccatccgcagggagtccggccgaggtttcccatacggccccgaacgatgtgtacagggttcccgagatacctaacgggtagtcggtacaccgtgccacgtatctaccgcatcacaacccacccctacggtcagcgttgtccacggcctccagtaggctacaaacaccagaaactacttgcaactcctggatagagaactagggtgaaataagaagccgagagggtccattggtttcgggcccaatgtatggtagtagctgattcttaaatcacacatacagatctcagtgcttaaggtcggcttcaatgaaacaacccaccatgtactcctacatggcctctcatcgatacctttaccaaatcgtgttcaccacaccaccctcactaccgacataatcatttcactctagcccatcacccagatgaaccagacctgacacgactctaagcatagcaggcatagcaaggtaggaacaacacatgcatatggctcaaacaactcctacacatgctagtgggtttcatctagttactgtggcaatgacaggtcatgcagaggaaatgggttcaactaccgtagcacacagcagtttgaaacgcattgtcttaatgcagtaaatgagagcaggagcgagaacatgggattgtatcgatatgatgaaattgttggttgcttgcatgatggttcgatgcactgatatggttcttcgttaggataatcacggtactcctcggaggcagaatctaccgcaaagaacaccgatacacagccatcaccaaacaatgtgcgacaatatgatgcatgcatgaaacatggcaatatgagtgtgttgggctaatgcaactaagacccaaagggtttgaaccaatttgacccaaagattcaaatttcaaactcatacatggccccttaaagtgttttatcttgttctgcataaaacagcaagttaacttgtttaatcatgcatgaaaacagtacagatggatagattggatttttctgatcatttttcatatataacttgtctgatttggagttacagattaaaagttatgaatttttgaagtttaaactatattctggaatttcctatattagaataaatccagaaattaatttattgcgtcagccatgcgtcagaatgacgtcagggtcaacggagacgtccaggtcaaacctgactgtgggtccagggtgtcagggtaattagtttagtttttaaagttaattaaaactaaccctatttagttaacagggctgggccccacctgtcattgactcatcggggtcaaccagggcccacccacggtcaaagccaggtcggctgcaccggcgtttagccgccggcgagcccgatgcggcggcggaagtggttttggccgtttcggcaaccaaacgagtcgcggaggccatcggagtggagctgaggaggagccgcagctcttggtggagtccgttggggtcggggtggccggagttggcgccggcgacgactttggcggccaccggagttcggtcgagggcgaacttgatgctagaggggtcggtgaggtgcggggagtagctggttaggtgctatgtgacgtggtgagcatgatggacaccaagttgtggccgaagggtgaccgggagcacgtcggcgacgagctccgcggcggtgggtgcggttgagcttctggaggtcactacacagctcgggagcaagaaaagaagggaggggaagatggttaagctcacggggagttcgacgaagcacttggtgccgccagggacgggccggagcgacgacggcgttgaaggggatctccggcgacggcggttcggtcgaggtcgatgcggtgggctcgggccttgcaagcgctcggggctcggcttgctcgaaggagaggagggtggcggagctcctggacacggcggcacggcgtggggttgacggaggacgtggctacggcgagggggtggcggcgatggcgtcggccatggcgggggagcgcgagagagaggagttgggggagaatggaggtgtcctgggggttcacggctcggcgtggagttcatccatccagcaacgaggcgtggaggtgaagcagggcgacggctagctgcgtggcgcacgccgcggccgccgtcgggcacctgcccgcctgcctggccggcaagcagctcgctggcgcggcgctgggctgggccggcaggtgggccgggtgctgggcgccaggtaagttttttgttatttctcctgttttctgttttttaattcctctgcaactttgttgaattattaaaaatacctaggcaactcctaaaatcaccaaactactcctggtccatagttggattatttccaacatgaaacattttagtttggagatatttgagcatttgaaatattttatataattttaaatgcccaaattcaaatatctatgatttaattcaaagacactaagatgacctaggaaaatgtgcaccacttttggcagaggttctgaaccaagacaaaaatgatgggcattttagaagggcatttcaggttcattgaaaaagtttttagtaaaccctagttggtttcagagggggctgggggttctgtcatccccatttcaggattctgatgaaagaatagacatgatgcaacactctaatgcatgaactagctagggtgtgacaactcacccccactcaaaagaatctcgtcccgagatttgggttcctccaaaaagaaggcgggatactcgagtcgaagacgatcctccctttcccaagttgcttcatcctcagaatggtgcgaccattgaactttgagaaacttgatattatgacgtcgagtggtacgctcggcctgatcaaggatacgaatggggtactctcgatatgtgagattatcttggagatcaagcgtttcgtggtccactccacggataggatccgagaagcaacgcctgagttgagaaacgtggaagacatcgtggactctggagagatgcggaggtagttccaactggtaggcaacttctcctcgtttagcgagaatacgaaaaggtccaatgtaacggggagccaatttgcctttgataccgaaacgatgggttcccttcagaggagtaacccgaaggtaagccttctcgtcaacctcgaaagtcatagccttgtgttttcggtcgtattgactcttttgacgagattgggctgttttcaacttttcacgaacgatgcgaacttgctcttctgcttcttggatcatatccggaccaaagaattgtctttccccggtttctgaccagttaaggggtgttcgacaatgtcgtccatagagaacttcaaaaggggctttacccaggctagattgatagttgttgttgtaagcaaattcggcaaatggaaggcatttctgacATTCcagtccgaatgagataacagaggctcgaagcatgtcttctagaatctggttgacgcgttctacttgaccacttgattgagggtgaaaagcggtgctaaaggaaaggcgggttcccatagcattttggaaactttcccaaaatcgagaggtgaagagacttcctcgatccgagttaatttccaaaggaacaccatggagagacactattcgggagatgtacaagtctgctaactgactagcagttatactctcacgaacaggtaagaaatgggctaccttggaaagacgatcgaccacgaagaagatagcattattccctctcttagttcTGGGAAAACcgctaatgaagtccataccaattttatcccatttccattcaggaatagctaggggttgaagggtgcctcaagccgttgatgctctgcttttacacgacggcagacgtcgcagttagcaatatactgagcaatttctctcttcatcctggtccaccagaacctctggcgtaggtcctgatacatcttggtactaccgggatgaatagtgagaggagattcatgagcttccttaaggatcaatcgcctcaggtttcgcaccttgggaaccactagccgattcccaaagtatacgaccccttgatcatcaatggagaaacaattcgcaactcctttcttgatgtttctcttgatgcgggaaattcccggatctaccttctatgctttgatgatctgatccgtaagggtaggtttcgccaccatggtggaaaggaatccttgaggaacaatgtgaaggttaagcttccgaaattcctcatggagaagtggttgactttgttgtaacatcaggttgttacaataagatttgcgacttagcgcatcagccataacgttggctttccctggagtgtaagttattcctaagtcgaaatctgtgatcaactcgacccaacgtgtttgcctgagattcaaatccggttgggtgaagatgtacttcagactttgatgatccgtgaatatctcgcaacgattaccgaggaggtaatgtcgccaggttttaagtgcatagactacagctgcaagctctagatcatgagtaggataattctcctcatgtgggtgcaattgccgtgaagcgtaagcaattacgtgtcgatcttgcatgggaatacagcctagtccttgtcgcgaggcgtcgcagtagataacaaagtccttagagaaatctggcggtactaGGACGGGAGCAGaactcaggcgtcttttcagttcctgaaagctgtgctcacattgtggagtccattcgaactttttatctttcttgaggagttcggttagaggttttgcaactttggagaaattttcgacaaagcgacggcaatagctcgctaagcccagaaaactccgaacttgcttgaccgattcaggtggagtccaattaaggacggcttgaactcgctcagggttaacagaaaCACCTTTACcaaatattacatgacccagataggtcacttctgacaaccaaaattcgcatttagaaaatttggcataaagacgatgttctcaaagtttcttcaacactagccttagatgttcggcatgttcttcctcgttcttggagtagatgagtatatcatcgaggtaaaccatgacgaatttatccaaatactccatgaagattgagttcattaaccgagaaaaggtggctggagcgttggttaaaccgaaggacatgacggtgtactcgtattggccataacgagtaacaaaggccgttttaggaatgtccccgttcctgattttgatttgatggtagcccaacctcaaatccattttggagaagattgaggatccagcgagctaatcatacaggtcgttgatcctggggagcggatatttgttcttgattgtgaccaagttgacaggtcgatagtctacaaccatccggtccgtaccatccttcttcttgacgaagaggacggggcaagcccacggagatgaactaggtcggatgaaaccctttttcaaggactcatcgagttgtttcttaagctcggctagttctagtggt
The Triticum dicoccoides isolate Atlit2015 ecotype Zavitan chromosome 3A, WEW_v2.0, whole genome shotgun sequence genome window above contains:
- the LOC119271902 gene encoding zealexin A1 synthase-like codes for the protein MGQPPGPWTLPVIGSLHHIAGQLPHRALRDIARRYGWPVMLLHLGEVPTLVVSSRSGAREVMKTHDAAFASRPLSSTVRVLTNGGRDIIFAPYGDHWRMMRRIAVTELLTARRVLSFRAIREQEVAAMLRAIAAGGEEVDMRARLSAMLADSTVRAVMGDRCRDRDVFLREVDRANELGRGFNLADLWPSSRLLVWASGAVRRAEECRDTVFVILDGIIAEHLERMDGVGDDDQDLIDVLLRIQKDGGGDLDIDSIKAVIFDIFAAGSETSSTTLEWIMAELVKNPKVMHRVTTEVRQAFEAGGTVVEEQLANLVPYLQLVIRETLRLHTPLPLLLPRECREEAGCRVLGYDVPQGTQVLVNAWALSRDERYWPDAPEEFRPERFEKSEVDFRGADFELLPFGSGRRICPGLAFGLANVELALASLLLHFDWEAPGLDDPAGFDMTEAFGVTTRRKNGLVLRPVLRVPLPGV